In the genome of Triticum urartu cultivar G1812 chromosome 5, Tu2.1, whole genome shotgun sequence, one region contains:
- the LOC125556147 gene encoding aspartic proteinase nepenthesin-1-like, with product MASIAAVLLVLLPLLLSAAVAGATHPDGGFGFGFQATLTHVDAGAGYTDAQLLARAVRRSRSRVGALQSLATAADALTAARILVQASQGEYLMSMAIGTPPRYYSAILDTGSDLIWTQCAPCMLCVDQPTPYFDPARSSSYAKLSCSSPMCGALYYPLCYQNTCVYQYFYGDSANTAGVLANETFTFGTNGTWVTVPRIAFGCGNLNAGSLFNGSGMVGFGRGPLSLVSQLGAPRFSYCLTSFMSPVPSRLYFGAYATLNSTSTSDSGPVQSTPFIINPALPTMYYLNMTGISVGGDRLAVEPSVFAINEEDGTGGVIIDSGSTITYLAQPAYDKVHEAFVAQVGLPLANVTSPDDLSTCFKWPPPPKRVVSMPELMFHFDGADMDLPLENYMLIDGSTGNLCLAMAPSDDGSIIGSFQHANFHVLYDNENSFLSFIPAPCNLI from the coding sequence ATGGCAAGCATCGCGGCGGTCTTGCTCGTCCTGCTCCCGCTGCTCCTTTCCGCGGCCGTCGCCGGCGCGACGCATCCCGACGGCGGCTTTGGCTTCGGCTTCCAGGCCACGCTCACGCACGTCGACGCCGGCGCGGGGTACACGGACGCGCAGCTGCTCGCCCGCGCGGTGCGCCGGAGCAGGTCCCGCGTGGGCGCGCTGCAGTCGCTGGCGACGGCCGCGGACGCGCTCACCGCGGCGCGCATCCTGGTGCAGGCCAGCCAGGGCGAGTACCTGATGAGCATGGCCATCGGCACGCCGCCGCGGTACTACTCCGCCATCCTCGACACCGGCAGCGACCTCATCTGGACGCAGTGCGCGCCGTGCATGCTCTGCGTCGACCAGCCCACGCCCTACTTCGacccggcgcgctccagctcgTACGCGAAGCTCTCCTGCTCGTCCCCGATGTGCGGCGCACTCTACTACCCGCTCTGCTACCAGAACACGTGCGTCTACCAGTACTTCTACGGCGACAGCGCCAACACCGCCGGGGTGCTCGCCAACGAGACCTTCACGTTCGGCACCAACGGGACGTGGGTCACCGTGCCGAGGATCGCCTTCGGGTGCGGGAACCTCAACGCGGGCTCGCTCTTCAACGGCTCCGGCATGGTCGGCTTCGGGCGGGGGCCGCTGTCCCTGGTGAGCCAGCTCGGGGCGCCAAGGTTCTCCTACTGCCTCACCTCGTTCATGTCGCCGGTGCCGAGCCGGCTCTACTTCGGCGCCTACGCCACGCTCAACAGCACTAGCACCAGCGACAGCGGGCCGGTGCAGTCCACGCCGTTCATCATCAACCCGGCGCTGCCCACCATGTACTACCTGAACATGACGGGCATCAGCGTCGGCGGCGACCGGCTGGCCGTCGAGCCGTCGGTGTTCGCCATCAACGAGGAGGACGGCACCGGCGGGGTCATCATCGACTCCGGCTCCACGATCACGTACCTGGCGCAGCCAGCGTACGACAAGGTGCACGAGGCGTTCGTGGCGCAGGTCGGGCTGCCCCTGGCGAACGTCACGTCGCCGGACGACCTGAGCACGTGCTTCAagtggccgccgccgccgaagagGGTGGTGTCGATGCCGGAGCTCATGTTCCACTTCGACGGGGCGGACATGGATCTGCCGCTGGAGAACTACATGCTGATCGACGGCAGCACGGGGAACCTGTGCCTGGCGATGGCGCCGTCCGACGACGGCTCCATCATCGGCAGCTTCCAGCACGCCAACTTCCACGTGCTCTACGACAACGAGAACAGCTTCCTGTCCTTCATCCCTGCGCCGTGCAACCTCATCTAG